From the Burkholderia cenocepacia genome, the window GCGCCGCGATGCGGCGCGGATCGAGTTCGAGTTGCGCGTAAAGGAACGGCTCGGCCGGGTTCGCGCGCGTCACGCGTCCGGTCACGGGCAGGTCGGCGGTGGCGACCAGCATCCGCGATTCGTCGATCCCGTAGGTAGCGTCGCCGACCCGCATCGATTTCGCGCCTTGCCCGACGAGGCTCAGGCACGCGTGGTGCACACCGTGGTTCCACTGCGGCGACGGTGCGGAAGCGCGCGCGATGCGCATGCCGCGCAGCGGAAGGTCGAACATGCCGTCGTGCGGCGCGTACGTGGCGATCAGCGCCGCGAGCCGGGCCGTGGGTGACCGGGCGGGCCACCGGGCATCGTGATCCGGCGGGGTGCGCGGTGGCGGCGGCGTTCTGGCGTCGATTTCCATGTTGGGCGAGCGGTTGGCGGAGTGAGCGATGCAATGCGTGCGGCCGCGATCCCCTGTCGAGGCGCATGGCACGGCGCTCACATCGTACGGCGAGTCGAGCGCGCGGGATTGCCTAAACCTGTCCGAAATTAGCCCGATCATCCGGACCTGCATGGTCGGCGGCCGCGTCGCCCGTCGGTGCAGGGTGTGCAGCGCACAAATTCGGAAATTAAGGCAAAACAATCGCAGGATCGGGCAAGCCATTTTCCTGCGGTTTCCCTACCATTGCACCTGCTGAAGGAAATGCGATTCAGCTCGCCCGGATGATGCGGGCCACACCGTCCGCGTGATGCGCGGACGCTGCCGGCCTTGCCGCGTGCGTCGCCGCCGCGAATCGCCGGAAAAGACTCAGGACTGCTACTGAACGATCGTGCATCGGGCTTGCCGAGGCCGGTTTGCGCCCGTTGCAAGCCGGCGCGTGCCCGTCGCGAGCGTGCCGACCGACCCGGCTGAGCCGGTGGCGGGGCCGCTGCATTGGCCGGGCCGATGCGGGCCGGCTGCGGCGCGGCGTCGGGTGCAGGTAGACGGGCAGTCGTCCGCGCAGGGGAATCCGGACAAATGGACCAACTTCAATCGATTCGGGCATTCGTGACGGTGGCAAGGGAAGGTGGGTTTCGCCGGGCGGCGACGCGGTTGCGCGTGTCGACCGCGATGGCGAGCCGGCTGGTCGACGCGCTCGAGACGCGCCTCGGCGCGCGCCTGCTTCAACGCAGTACGAGCCATCAGTCGCTGACGGAAATCGGCGAGCTGTATCTCGCGCGCGTCGAGCGGATTCTCGGTGCGATCGACGAGATCGACGGTCGTTTCGTCGCGATGGGCAGCAAGCCGGAAGGCGTACTGCGCGTGGCCGCGCCGGTCGCGTTCGGGCTCAGCCAGTTGAGCGCGCTGCTCGATCGTTTCGTGCACCGGTTTCCGGACGTGCGGCCGACCGTGACGCTGACCGATGCCCACGTCGACCTGACTGCCGAGGACATCGACGTCGCGTTCCTGACGGACGGCATGCCGGTGTCCGGCGCACACGCGCTGCATACGCTGGCCGCGTACGAATCCGTGCGGGTCGCGGCGCCCGATTATGTCGCCGCGCACGGCGGCGCCGCGGCATCGGGCGACTGGCCGGACATCGCGGCCGTGCGGCTGGAGCTGCCGGCGGCCGACGACGATCCCATGGCCGGGATGCGATCCGGTGCGGCAACCAGTAATGCGGGCGTCGGCCATCTCGAGATGGCGCGGCGGCTGGCCGTGGCCGGCATGGGCGCCGCGGTGCTGCCCGCATATCTCGTCGATGCCGATCTGGCAGCCGGCACGCTGGTGCGCGTGGCCCCACTGCACCCGCTCGCGCCCGTCACGCTGAAGCTCGCGCATGCGCGTGCCGCGCGTTTGCCGGCCGCCGCGCGCGCGTTCATCGAATTCGCCGGCGCCGCATTCCGGCCCGCGCGCTAGCAGTCTGGCCGAACCCCGGCACCGCGCGCCCGCCAAGGCCCGCGGGCCCGCCGTTCTTTTTCGGAAGCAGTTCGGCAAACGAACGCTCCGCAGGGTGCAACGCACACCCGCAACACGCGTCCGCATCCGCGGCGGACAGGACATTGCAGGTCCGCCGCGCGTCAGGGCCATGAGGAGATCTGGTGATTCCCATTGAAGGTCGTCTAATTGTGAGAGGTCGCTCCATGCGCGTCGAACGGGTTCCATACCGCTTAATCACTGCCGCAACGGCTGCCGTTTTCCTGGCCGCGTGCGGGAAAAAAGAATCGGCACCGCCGCCGCAAACGCCGGAAGTCGGCGTCGTCACCGTGCAGCCGCAAGCCGTGCCGGCGGTGACCGAACTGCCGGGCCGCACCAGCGCGTTCCTGGTCGCGCAAGTGCGCGCGCGGGTCGACGGCATCGTGCTGCGCCGTGAATTCACCGAAGGCACCGACGTCAAGGCCGGTCAGCGCCTCTACAAGATCGATCCGGCGCCGTACATCGCGGCCCTGAACAGCGCGAAGGCGACGCTCGCGAGGGCGCAGGCGAACCTCGTCACGCAGAACGCGCTGGTCGCGCGCTACAAGGTGCTGGTGGCCGCGAACGCGGTCAGCAAGCAGGACTACGACAACGCGGTCGCCACGCAAGGCCAGGCCGCGGCGGACGTCGCGGCCGGCAAGGCGGCGGTCGATACCGCGCAGATCAACCTCGGCTATACGGACGTCGTGTCGCCGATCAGCGGCCGCGTCGGCATTTCGCAAGTGACGCCGGGCGCATACGTGCAGGCGAGCCAGGCGACGCTGATGTCGACCGTGCAGCAGCTCGATCCGGTGTACGTCGACCTCACGCAGTCGAGCCTCGAAGGGCTGAAGCTGCGTCAGGACGTGCAGAGCGGCCGTCTGAAGACGAGCGGCCCGGGCGCGGCCAAGGTGTCGCTGATCCTGGAAGACGGCAAGACCTACTCGGAGCCGGGCAAGCTGCAGTTCTCGGACGTGACGGTCGACCAGACCACCGGCTCGGTGACGATCCGCGCGGTGTTCCCGAACCCGGGCCGCGTGCTGCTGCCGGGGATGTTCGTGCGTGCACGGATCGAGGAGGGCGTGAACGAGAACGCGTTCCTGGTGCCGCAGATCGGCGTCACGCATGACCAGAAGGGCCAGGCGATCGCACTCGTCGTGACCGCGGCCAACAAGGTCGAGATGCGTCCGTTGACGACGACCGGCACGTACGGCCAGAACTGGATCGTCGAAGGCGGTCTGCAGGCGGGCGATCACGTGATCGTACAAGGCGTCGACAAGGTGCGCCCGGGCGCGACCGTGAAGACCGTCGCCGCGCAACTCGCCCCGGCGCCGGACGCCGCATCCGCCACATCGGCAGGCGCCGCGCCGGCGAGTATCGCGACGAGTGCCGCAGCGAGTTCGGCCGCCGCGTCGAGCGCGCAATAACAGGGAGTCCTTTTCATGGCCAAGTTCTTTATCGATCGC encodes:
- a CDS encoding LysR family transcriptional regulator, giving the protein MDQLQSIRAFVTVAREGGFRRAATRLRVSTAMASRLVDALETRLGARLLQRSTSHQSLTEIGELYLARVERILGAIDEIDGRFVAMGSKPEGVLRVAAPVAFGLSQLSALLDRFVHRFPDVRPTVTLTDAHVDLTAEDIDVAFLTDGMPVSGAHALHTLAAYESVRVAAPDYVAAHGGAAASGDWPDIAAVRLELPAADDDPMAGMRSGAATSNAGVGHLEMARRLAVAGMGAAVLPAYLVDADLAAGTLVRVAPLHPLAPVTLKLAHARAARLPAAARAFIEFAGAAFRPAR
- a CDS encoding efflux RND transporter periplasmic adaptor subunit, with the protein product MRVERVPYRLITAATAAVFLAACGKKESAPPPQTPEVGVVTVQPQAVPAVTELPGRTSAFLVAQVRARVDGIVLRREFTEGTDVKAGQRLYKIDPAPYIAALNSAKATLARAQANLVTQNALVARYKVLVAANAVSKQDYDNAVATQGQAAADVAAGKAAVDTAQINLGYTDVVSPISGRVGISQVTPGAYVQASQATLMSTVQQLDPVYVDLTQSSLEGLKLRQDVQSGRLKTSGPGAAKVSLILEDGKTYSEPGKLQFSDVTVDQTTGSVTIRAVFPNPGRVLLPGMFVRARIEEGVNENAFLVPQIGVTHDQKGQAIALVVTAANKVEMRPLTTTGTYGQNWIVEGGLQAGDHVIVQGVDKVRPGATVKTVAAQLAPAPDAASATSAGAAPASIATSAAASSAAASSAQ